A segment of the Fusobacterium ulcerans genome:
CTTTATTCAGTATTTTTTCTTTAACTGGATATGGTGCTGAAAGTAAAATTTTGATAGCTTATTTTACACGTACTAACAACACTGAAAAAATAGCTGAGATGATACAGGAATATACAAAAGGAGATATATTTAAAATAGAAGTTCTCAATCCTTATCCTGAAGCATACAGAGCAACTACTGACCAGGCAAAAAAAGAATTGGAATCAGAATATCTTCCACCTTTAAAATCTAAAATTGAAAACTTAGATTCTTATGATACAATATTTATTGAATATCCTATCTGGTGGGGAACTGTTCCTACTCCAATGAGAACTTTCCTATCAGAAAATGATATATCTGGAAAAACTATCATTCCTTTCTGCACACATGGTGGAGGCGGAGCAGGTACAAGTACAGCAGATTTAACAGCCCTTGCTCCAAAGTCTACAGTAGTAAGTGATGGATATGTAACAAGAAATGCTGGTGCTGGAAGAACTCAGGGAGAAGTTACTCAGTGGCTGGATTCACTAAAAGACAGATGGAACAAAAATTAATTTTGAGAAGAGATAAAAAATTATATACAAATTTTAGAACGGAGTTGAAGAAATGAGTTATTTTTTTCTAGCATTATCCACAACACTATTTATTCTTAATTTTTTTGTTATGTGGAAAACAGTTAAATATGTATTTCCCTCAGATAAAAAAATATTTTTTATAATACTATTTTTAATATTAATTGTACTTTTATATGGATATCAGTTTTTCAACTCATATTTTGTATCTAATTTTTCATATGGAAGTAATAGAATTCTTTCATATATAGTTTACTATTATTTAGCATTTGTTATCTATGGATCAATGGTATACTTTATAGTTTCGATTATAGAAATGATATTTAGATATAAATTAAATCTGAATTTATATAAGCCTGGCTTTATAATTATCTTTATAATATTAGCAATAGGAACTTTTTATAAACACAATACTTTATTGACTGAATATGAAATAGATAGTGGAGGGAAAATATCTGCTCCTCTGAATATAGTTTTGGTTTC
Coding sequences within it:
- a CDS encoding flavodoxin, whose product is MKKLLLILSLFSIFSLTGYGAESKILIAYFTRTNNTEKIAEMIQEYTKGDIFKIEVLNPYPEAYRATTDQAKKELESEYLPPLKSKIENLDSYDTIFIEYPIWWGTVPTPMRTFLSENDISGKTIIPFCTHGGGGAGTSTADLTALAPKSTVVSDGYVTRNAGAGRTQGEVTQWLDSLKDRWNKN